A genome region from Frankineae bacterium MT45 includes the following:
- a CDS encoding sortase A produces MTVIIPPPPAAPPPAQPPGSATAGPNAAKPGAGLRQRAEEFWQEFRVALRSQPREVAVLIWALLTISALTAWLLAYVFLFSSMQEQRTNSVLYSQLRYGLSEATAPIGGVIAPGSPIALIQAPVDGLRSVVLVEGTAPTDLSKGPGHRRDTVLPGQAGVCLIYGRSLTYGAPLGHIDELRQGDKITVTTGQGAFTYEVDRVRHSGDPLPAPLASGQSRITFETSTGSGVAPNTTVFVDATLKGNVVDTPAGRVRVIPQDEKAMQGDTSHMANLVLWLQALIIVVLGIVWSWTRWGRWQTWLIGTPILLAVLWATTSNVMMMMPNLI; encoded by the coding sequence ATGACCGTCATCATCCCGCCGCCGCCAGCCGCACCGCCTCCGGCTCAGCCGCCAGGATCCGCAACGGCGGGCCCCAATGCAGCCAAGCCCGGAGCCGGCCTGCGTCAGCGAGCAGAGGAATTCTGGCAGGAGTTCCGGGTAGCGCTACGCAGCCAGCCTCGTGAGGTCGCGGTACTCATCTGGGCGCTGCTGACGATCAGTGCGCTCACCGCATGGCTACTGGCTTATGTCTTCCTCTTCAGCTCAATGCAGGAGCAGCGCACCAACTCGGTGCTCTACTCCCAGCTGCGGTACGGGCTCTCCGAGGCGACGGCCCCGATCGGTGGCGTCATCGCGCCCGGATCACCGATTGCGTTGATTCAGGCGCCCGTTGACGGGCTGCGCTCCGTTGTCCTGGTCGAGGGAACGGCACCGACCGATCTCTCCAAGGGCCCGGGGCATCGGCGGGACACCGTACTGCCTGGGCAGGCCGGAGTCTGCTTGATTTACGGACGATCGCTCACCTACGGTGCTCCGCTCGGGCACATCGACGAGCTCAGGCAGGGCGACAAAATTACCGTAACTACCGGCCAGGGTGCCTTCACGTATGAGGTGGATCGGGTCAGACACTCGGGAGACCCGCTCCCGGCACCTCTTGCCTCAGGGCAGAGTCGGATCACCTTCGAGACGTCGACCGGTTCTGGAGTCGCACCGAATACGACGGTATTCGTGGACGCAACGCTGAAGGGGAACGTGGTTGACACCCCGGCCGGGCGGGTGCGAGTCATCCCTCAGGACGAGAAGGCGATGCAGGGAGACACCTCCCATATGGCCAATCTGGTGCTCTGGCTGCAGGCTCTGATCATCGTGGTGCTGGGGATCGTCTGGTCCTGGACGCGCTGGGGTCGGTGGCAGACGTGGCTGATTGGCACACCGATTCTCCTCGCGGTGCTCTGGGCGACCACGAGCAACGTCATGATGATGATGCCCAATCTCATCTGA
- a CDS encoding WxL domain surface cell wall-binding, translating into MKMKLKTAIGGAAALSVAAGMMLAGATNASAVAPSYQPDPDSSGTVAFYNAAGVQITSGSIHDPSFATYFAASSAVTGSGPHSAASIYVTPVDGTIPKLWGTTEQQSSSQLVGSTVDPSGTINYPANIAALSASVPVVFDDSGADMQLHITDFPSASTLNPNVYQVRIATNPGTQYWSSDILVNPASGAWTQVYPTVKVSTSFSTITANPVSPAPHASSVTLSSTLSAGDGTHPAGTVTLLDGATTVPGATLNAATGDVSATITPADGAHNYTFAFVPTDATTYNGVTSAALAYSVDAPAPAAATTTVLTGTTTGTVATAQSITAAVTKTVGGATVSAGAVQFKIDGANSGAPIALVAGVATFAYTPTDTVAHTITGTFIPANPANFQASSDNTGVTVTAAPPAYPVDPQTITTTVPAGTLVISTPYTPLHPFDLGTLVLSADGTKYDSVPANFGDPAAAAATDPGQFTASNTPSTNNGVTITDTRAGSTGWKASAIVTDFTDGASHSIAGDGLSFTNITPKFLTGNTLNATNVTTAGVAGITAFHSAAKQFAQATAGPGTVNVTGKLSLTAPSSTIAGAYTATLTFSIV; encoded by the coding sequence ATGAAGATGAAACTCAAAACCGCAATCGGAGGGGCCGCGGCCCTCTCCGTCGCGGCCGGAATGATGCTGGCTGGCGCCACGAACGCCAGCGCAGTAGCGCCGTCCTACCAGCCTGACCCGGACTCCTCGGGAACGGTGGCGTTCTACAACGCGGCCGGTGTCCAGATCACCTCGGGCTCGATCCACGACCCGTCGTTCGCCACGTACTTCGCGGCGAGCTCGGCGGTCACCGGCAGCGGCCCGCACTCGGCGGCCAGCATCTACGTGACCCCGGTCGACGGGACCATCCCGAAGCTGTGGGGCACGACGGAGCAGCAGAGCTCCTCGCAGCTCGTCGGGTCGACGGTTGACCCGTCCGGCACGATCAACTACCCGGCGAACATCGCGGCCCTCTCGGCCTCGGTCCCGGTCGTCTTCGATGACAGCGGCGCCGACATGCAGCTGCACATCACCGACTTCCCGTCGGCCTCGACCCTGAACCCGAACGTGTACCAGGTTCGTATCGCCACCAACCCGGGAACGCAGTACTGGTCCTCGGACATCCTGGTCAACCCGGCCTCGGGCGCCTGGACCCAGGTCTACCCGACCGTCAAGGTCTCGACGTCCTTCTCGACGATCACGGCCAACCCGGTCAGCCCGGCTCCGCACGCCTCCTCGGTCACGCTCTCCTCGACGCTCAGCGCCGGCGATGGCACCCACCCGGCCGGTACCGTGACGCTGCTCGATGGCGCCACCACCGTTCCGGGCGCGACCCTGAACGCTGCCACCGGTGACGTCTCGGCCACCATCACCCCGGCTGACGGCGCGCACAACTACACGTTCGCCTTCGTCCCGACCGACGCCACCACCTACAACGGCGTCACCTCGGCCGCTCTGGCCTACTCGGTCGACGCTCCGGCGCCGGCTGCGGCCACCACGACCGTGCTCACCGGTACGACCACCGGAACCGTCGCGACGGCCCAGTCGATTACGGCCGCCGTTACCAAGACGGTTGGCGGCGCGACGGTCTCGGCCGGTGCCGTTCAGTTCAAGATCGACGGTGCCAACAGCGGTGCCCCGATCGCCCTGGTTGCGGGTGTGGCCACCTTCGCCTACACCCCGACCGACACGGTTGCGCACACGATCACCGGTACGTTCATCCCGGCCAACCCGGCGAACTTCCAGGCTTCGTCCGACAACACCGGTGTGACGGTCACCGCTGCGCCGCCGGCCTACCCGGTCGACCCGCAGACCATCACCACCACGGTCCCGGCTGGCACGCTGGTTATCAGCACGCCTTACACGCCGCTGCACCCGTTCGACCTCGGCACCCTGGTGCTGTCGGCCGACGGCACCAAGTACGACAGCGTTCCGGCCAACTTCGGTGACCCGGCCGCTGCCGCAGCGACCGACCCGGGCCAGTTCACGGCCAGCAACACCCCCAGCACGAACAACGGTGTCACCATCACCGACACGCGCGCTGGTAGCACCGGCTGGAAGGCCTCGGCCATCGTCACCGACTTCACCGATGGTGCTTCGCACAGCATCGCCGGTGACGGCCTGTCGTTCACCAACATCACGCCGAAGTTCCTCACCGGCAACACCCTCAACGCCACCAACGTCACCACGGCGGGCGTCGCGGGCATCACCGCGTTCCACAGCGCGGCCAAGCAGTTCGCCCAGGCCACCGCTGGCCCGGGTACCGTCAACGTGACCGGCAAGCTGAGCCTCACGGCTCCGTCGTCGACGATCGCTGGCGCCTACACCGCCACGCTCACCTTCTCGATCGTCTAA
- a CDS encoding phosphate transport system permease protein translates to MTALAPPRAEERVEAPFAPPAMQQPAPRPTERPDTPRTIGGRTLDETASYVGSALAALALAFVIYEKLMDWSGGVGFLLFWWALFLATYAAVSSFSNPRPIVVERIISVVVMSGAGLVALALGSAMWHVFSKGYAALVHINFYTQDMAGVRPTDPLTMGGVKHAIVGTIIQVGIAVAISLPLGVGTAVYMTEVGGRLSRTVRTVVEAMTALPDILAGLFIYALLIIEFGWSRTGLTASLALVVTIIPIIARSAEVVLRVVPGGLREASLALGASQWQTVWRVVLPTARSGLTTAVILGIARIAGETAPLLIVSGASTFLNTNPVNEPMNSLPLFIISAIRSGQPIAIQRAYGAAALLLMLVLVLFVVARFLARDKAPGR, encoded by the coding sequence ATGACCGCACTCGCCCCGCCTCGAGCAGAGGAGCGAGTCGAGGCTCCATTCGCACCGCCGGCGATGCAGCAGCCGGCGCCACGCCCGACTGAACGCCCCGACACTCCCCGGACGATCGGCGGCCGCACGCTCGACGAGACCGCGTCCTACGTCGGGTCGGCCCTGGCGGCCCTGGCCCTGGCCTTCGTGATCTACGAGAAGCTGATGGACTGGTCCGGCGGCGTGGGCTTCCTGCTCTTCTGGTGGGCGCTCTTCCTGGCCACCTATGCCGCGGTGAGCTCCTTCTCGAACCCGCGTCCCATCGTGGTCGAGCGGATCATCTCCGTCGTCGTCATGAGTGGCGCGGGGCTCGTCGCCCTAGCGCTCGGCTCCGCGATGTGGCATGTCTTCTCGAAGGGTTACGCGGCCCTCGTCCACATCAACTTCTATACCCAGGACATGGCCGGGGTACGGCCGACCGATCCGCTCACCATGGGCGGCGTGAAGCACGCCATCGTCGGCACCATCATTCAGGTCGGTATCGCAGTGGCCATCTCGCTGCCGCTCGGCGTTGGTACTGCGGTCTACATGACCGAGGTCGGTGGGCGTCTCTCACGGACCGTCCGCACGGTAGTTGAGGCTATGACGGCTCTGCCCGACATCCTGGCTGGCCTCTTCATCTATGCGCTGCTCATCATCGAGTTCGGTTGGTCGCGGACGGGGCTCACGGCCTCCTTGGCCCTGGTCGTCACCATCATCCCCATCATCGCGCGATCGGCTGAAGTCGTGCTTCGGGTCGTGCCTGGTGGTCTGCGGGAAGCCAGCCTCGCGCTCGGTGCCTCGCAGTGGCAGACGGTCTGGCGCGTAGTGCTTCCGACCGCTCGCTCGGGCCTCACGACGGCCGTGATTCTCGGTATCGCCCGCATTGCCGGGGAAACGGCACCGCTGCTTATCGTTTCGGGCGCCTCGACCTTTCTGAACACCAACCCAGTGAACGAGCCGATGAACTCGCTTCCGCTGTTCATCATCAGTGCGATTCGCAGCGGTCAACCTATCGCAATTCAAAGGGCATACGGCGCGGCTGCCCTTCTCCTCATGCTGGTTCTGGTGCTCTTCGTTGTCGCCCGATTCCTGGCCCGCGACAAGGCTCCGGGGCGATGA
- a CDS encoding phosphate ABC transporter membrane protein 1, PhoT family, whose product MTLTVEEELEEPDDSADGVEAAALGDGSSDKPRSIAATLPVEDHVFRGIVRSIGVFVLVMTGSIGLFLGYQAIPTLHHYGWHYFTERNWLPAQDKIGISAVLVGTVEVALVALAFGFPVALLTALYISEYAPPKLKATLISLIDLMAAIPSIIYGIWGFAVLQPHAIFISRWLSQNLSWIPIFHVDGDPNAASWTQSEYTSSAFIAGMVVSLMVIPLACAVMRGVFAQAPIGEREAAYALGSTRWGMIRSVVLPFGRGGIIGGTMLALGRALGETIAVLLIISTAYDIKITILTKGTQTTSALIATLFGESTSRQLSALLTAGFVLFVMTLGVNTIAAIFVNRSRSGASTDA is encoded by the coding sequence ATGACTCTCACTGTTGAAGAGGAGCTCGAGGAGCCGGACGACTCGGCGGATGGGGTGGAAGCAGCAGCACTAGGCGATGGCTCGTCGGACAAGCCGCGGAGCATCGCCGCCACCCTGCCCGTGGAAGACCACGTCTTCCGGGGGATCGTGCGGAGCATCGGCGTCTTCGTGCTGGTAATGACCGGCTCGATCGGCCTCTTCCTTGGTTACCAGGCGATTCCGACGCTGCACCACTACGGCTGGCACTACTTCACCGAGCGAAACTGGTTGCCGGCCCAAGACAAGATCGGCATCTCGGCGGTCTTGGTAGGTACGGTCGAGGTTGCGCTTGTCGCGCTCGCCTTCGGTTTCCCGGTCGCACTGCTGACCGCGCTCTACATCAGCGAATACGCGCCGCCCAAGCTGAAGGCAACGCTCATCTCGCTGATCGACTTGATGGCCGCGATCCCCAGCATTATCTACGGAATCTGGGGCTTCGCGGTGCTCCAGCCGCACGCGATCTTCATCTCGCGCTGGCTGAGTCAGAATCTCAGCTGGATCCCGATCTTCCACGTAGACGGTGATCCGAACGCGGCCTCCTGGACGCAATCTGAGTACACCAGCTCGGCGTTCATCGCCGGGATGGTGGTGTCGCTCATGGTAATTCCGCTGGCCTGTGCCGTGATGCGTGGCGTGTTTGCCCAAGCCCCTATCGGTGAGCGGGAAGCGGCTTACGCCCTCGGCTCCACTCGCTGGGGCATGATTCGGTCGGTCGTCCTGCCCTTCGGACGCGGCGGAATCATCGGCGGCACCATGCTCGCCCTCGGACGGGCGCTCGGGGAGACCATTGCGGTGCTGCTGATCATCTCTACCGCGTACGACATCAAGATCACGATCCTGACCAAGGGCACTCAGACGACCTCGGCTCTCATTGCGACTCTCTTCGGCGAGTCGACCAGCCGGCAGTTGTCGGCCCTGCTCACCGCTGGCTTCGTGCTCTTCGTGATGACGCTCGGCGTTAACACCATTGCCGCTATCTTCGTCAACCGCAGCCGGAGCGGGGCCTCGACCGATGCCTGA
- a CDS encoding IPT/TIG domain-containing protein: MGIVAAGAMLLTAFSVLVAPSSGATTAPTYEPDANATGTVAFYNAAGTQITSGSINSTPFATYYAASSAVPDAGLHSASVIFATPVDGTIPKLWGTTEQESSSQIVGSTTDPNGNAFPGALATIAKTRPVVYDDSLANFQLHITDFPSHSTANPNIYQVRVQAFPNDAYWVADILVTGTTWTQIYPTPTAAPAVTAISPTSGPIAGGTTVTITGTGFTGATKVTFGTKAAASFTVVSSTKITAVTPAQTAGTHSITVTTPGGTSALVAADVFTATAAGPAVTAISPTSGPIAGGTTVTITGTGFTGATKVTFGTKAAASFTVVSSTKITAVTPAQTAGTHSITVTTPGGTSALVAADVFTATAAAPAVTAISPTSGPIAGGTTVTITGTGFTGATKVTFGTKAAASFTVVSSTKITAVTPAQTAGTHSITVTTPGGTSALVAADVFTATAAAPAVTAISPTSGPIAGGTTVTIAGTGFTGATKVTFGTKAAASFTVVSSTKITAVTPAQTAGNHSITVTTASGTSALVAADVFTAV, encoded by the coding sequence ATGGGAATCGTCGCGGCCGGAGCGATGCTCCTCACCGCGTTCAGCGTTCTCGTCGCCCCGAGCAGCGGTGCCACCACCGCCCCCACCTACGAACCAGACGCGAACGCGACCGGGACGGTCGCGTTCTACAACGCGGCTGGCACGCAGATCACCTCCGGGTCGATCAACTCGACGCCGTTCGCCACTTACTATGCGGCCAGCAGCGCGGTTCCAGACGCCGGGCTGCATTCGGCCTCGGTCATCTTCGCGACGCCGGTCGATGGCACCATCCCGAAGCTGTGGGGCACGACCGAGCAGGAGTCCTCCTCCCAGATCGTCGGCTCCACGACCGACCCCAACGGGAACGCGTTCCCGGGTGCCCTGGCCACCATCGCCAAGACGCGACCAGTGGTCTACGACGACAGCCTGGCCAACTTCCAGCTGCACATCACCGACTTCCCCTCGCACTCGACGGCAAACCCGAACATCTACCAGGTGCGGGTGCAGGCCTTCCCGAACGACGCGTACTGGGTAGCCGACATCCTGGTCACCGGAACGACCTGGACTCAGATCTACCCGACTCCGACAGCGGCCCCGGCGGTGACGGCGATTTCGCCGACGTCGGGTCCGATTGCTGGTGGGACGACGGTGACGATCACGGGTACTGGGTTCACTGGTGCGACGAAGGTGACGTTCGGTACGAAGGCGGCGGCGAGTTTCACGGTGGTGTCGTCGACGAAGATCACCGCGGTGACTCCGGCCCAGACGGCGGGGACGCACAGCATCACGGTGACGACGCCGGGTGGGACGAGTGCGTTGGTTGCGGCTGATGTGTTCACTGCGACGGCGGCGGGTCCGGCGGTGACGGCGATTTCGCCGACGTCGGGTCCGATTGCTGGTGGGACGACGGTGACGATCACGGGTACTGGGTTCACTGGTGCGACGAAGGTGACGTTCGGTACGAAGGCGGCGGCGAGTTTCACGGTGGTGTCGTCGACGAAGATCACCGCGGTGACTCCGGCCCAGACGGCGGGGACGCACAGCATTACGGTGACGACGCCGGGTGGGACGAGTGCGTTGGTTGCGGCTGATGTGTTCACTGCGACGGCGGCGGCTCCGGCGGTGACGGCGATTTCGCCGACGTCGGGTCCGATTGCTGGTGGGACGACGGTGACGATCACGGGTACTGGGTTCACTGGTGCGACGAAGGTGACGTTCGGTACGAAGGCGGCGGCGAGTTTCACGGTGGTGTCGTCGACGAAGATCACGGCGGTGACTCCGGCCCAGACGGCGGGGACGCACAGCATTACGGTGACGACGCCGGGTGGGACGAGTGCGTTGGTTGCCGCTGATGTGTTCACTGCGACGGCGGCGGCTCCGGCGGTGACGGCGATTTCGCCGACGTCGGGTCCGATTGCTGGTGGGACGACGGTGACGATCGCGGGTACTGGGTTCACTGGTGCGACGAAGGTGACGTTCGGTACGAAGGCGGCGGCGAGTTTCACGGTGGTGTCGTCGACGAAGATCACGGCGGTGACTCCCGCGCAGACCGCGGGAAACCACAGCATCACGGTCACCACGGCGAGCGGAACCAGCGCATTGGTCGCCGCAGATGTCTTCACTGCAGTCTGA
- a CDS encoding PBP superfamily domain-containing protein, which translates to MQKATIAKAGISASVALALSFGVMAQAHADIQPTTTDAVAVGSDTVQYVVDFLDDGDTNLHTGYNTVTKNRVFSFDATADASGRAAYLNSTSTALPSSIVLRQGSKPVTRPNGSGAGITALLGDTTHKIDFVRSSRLPTAAEEATALTAFNGFHVYQIATDGLQIAVAQAGTNAPAGLSADEIANIYDGTYKTWGDIPGYTGTAAQKAHGIVPVIPQVGSGTRNDFIANIKTLTGVDLAASGVLASNVVTGEEHDPTAITNIVAHNDVNGNPVTSADGISPFSTGRDKLIDTGYFGTTPAPNTINLLNGASPDGEVATSYLLNRFLYIIARQTDAVSTTPFQSGSSLNLVNTLFGSASSWYGKPANAALFTSAGVTRAWVDKGINPTS; encoded by the coding sequence ATGCAGAAAGCAACAATCGCCAAGGCAGGTATCAGCGCGAGCGTCGCACTGGCCCTCTCCTTCGGCGTTATGGCCCAGGCTCACGCCGACATCCAGCCGACCACCACCGACGCTGTCGCGGTCGGATCGGACACCGTGCAGTACGTCGTCGACTTCCTCGACGACGGTGACACCAACCTGCACACCGGGTACAACACGGTCACCAAGAACCGTGTCTTCTCCTTCGACGCGACGGCTGACGCCAGCGGCCGGGCGGCGTACCTGAACAGCACCAGCACCGCGCTGCCGTCCTCGATCGTCCTTCGCCAGGGCAGCAAGCCGGTCACCCGTCCGAACGGATCGGGCGCCGGCATCACGGCACTGCTCGGCGACACCACGCACAAGATCGACTTCGTGCGTTCCTCGCGTCTCCCCACCGCAGCCGAAGAGGCCACCGCGCTCACCGCGTTCAACGGCTTCCACGTCTACCAGATCGCCACCGACGGCCTGCAGATCGCCGTTGCTCAGGCGGGCACCAACGCGCCGGCCGGCCTCTCGGCTGACGAGATCGCCAACATCTACGACGGCACCTACAAGACCTGGGGCGACATCCCGGGCTACACCGGTACCGCCGCTCAGAAGGCTCACGGCATCGTCCCGGTTATCCCGCAGGTCGGTTCCGGAACCCGCAACGACTTCATCGCCAACATCAAGACCCTGACCGGCGTCGACCTCGCTGCCTCCGGCGTTCTCGCCTCCAACGTCGTCACCGGCGAGGAGCACGACCCGACCGCCATCACCAACATCGTGGCGCACAACGACGTGAACGGAAACCCGGTCACGTCGGCTGACGGCATCTCGCCGTTCTCGACGGGTCGCGACAAGCTGATCGACACGGGCTACTTCGGCACCACGCCGGCCCCGAACACGATCAACCTGCTCAACGGTGCCTCGCCGGACGGAGAGGTCGCTACCTCGTACCTGCTCAACCGCTTCCTCTACATCATTGCTCGCCAGACCGACGCCGTCTCCACGACGCCGTTCCAGTCGGGTAGCTCGCTGAACCTGGTCAACACCCTCTTCGGCTCGGCCAGCAGCTGGTACGGAAAGCCCGCCAACGCGGCTCTCTTCACCTCTGCCGGTGTTACCCGCGCCTGGGTCGACAAGGGCATCAACCCGACCAGCTAG
- a CDS encoding phosphate ABC transporter substrate-binding protein, PhoT family, whose protein sequence is MRKALLGRGVVAAGVVAGLMLAAAAPGSAASSTALISGTGSSWSANAVNQWVSDVQTSQGLQVVYTAPGSAQGRRDFSSNNNDFAVSDIGYQGHDPKTGADDSSARPYAYLPIVAGGTAFPYQIKVNGKKITNLRLSGLTLAKIFTGQITNWNDDQITKDNNYQALPSKPIIPVVHSEGAGSTAQFTMYLAKEFPTLWTPFNQNASFTEYYPATKTMVAQNGSDGVMNYVTSKAGDGTIGYDEYSYALNANYPVAKILNSAGYYTLPTQYNDAVALTKAQINTNPKSADYLLQNLDQVYTNPDRRTYPLSSYSYAIIPTSPTDTNMTTAKRQTLADYLFYSVCGGQGEMGHLGYSPLPLNLVKASFAQISKLHAADPKVDLSNQAPATCDNPTFDPKNPSKNKLAEIAPQPPLCDKQGQGPCLDGGAKPRAVANGSPSNNGSTGTEAAAHGGTTGGGSGASTTVHAAAGGGGSSNQATTGTGVDTAVDPETGLTTSGDDQTSGDVTANPTTLAGYERAGNELPYAGLAVGLLLILLIAPPLVARRIQANRRGK, encoded by the coding sequence ATGCGTAAGGCACTTCTTGGCCGTGGTGTGGTTGCCGCGGGGGTTGTGGCCGGCCTAATGCTGGCCGCTGCTGCTCCGGGCAGCGCCGCGAGCAGCACCGCTCTGATCTCGGGCACCGGTTCGTCCTGGAGCGCAAACGCCGTAAACCAATGGGTCTCCGACGTACAGACGTCCCAGGGACTGCAGGTCGTATATACGGCGCCGGGCTCAGCGCAGGGACGGCGTGACTTCAGCTCGAACAACAACGACTTCGCGGTGAGCGACATCGGCTACCAGGGGCACGACCCCAAGACCGGTGCTGACGACTCGTCGGCTCGTCCGTATGCGTACCTGCCGATCGTCGCGGGCGGAACGGCGTTCCCTTACCAGATCAAGGTCAATGGCAAGAAGATCACCAATCTTCGACTCTCCGGGTTGACCCTGGCCAAGATCTTCACCGGCCAGATCACCAACTGGAACGACGATCAAATCACCAAGGACAACAACTACCAGGCGCTGCCGTCCAAGCCGATCATCCCCGTCGTGCACTCTGAAGGTGCCGGTAGCACAGCGCAGTTCACCATGTATTTGGCCAAGGAGTTTCCAACTCTCTGGACGCCGTTCAACCAGAATGCGAGCTTCACTGAGTACTACCCGGCAACCAAGACGATGGTGGCTCAGAACGGCTCGGATGGCGTCATGAACTACGTGACCTCCAAGGCGGGCGACGGGACGATCGGCTACGACGAGTACTCCTACGCGCTCAACGCCAACTACCCGGTGGCGAAGATCCTGAACAGTGCCGGCTACTACACCCTGCCGACGCAGTACAACGACGCGGTTGCGCTTACCAAGGCACAGATCAACACAAACCCGAAGTCGGCCGACTACCTGCTTCAGAATCTCGACCAGGTGTATACCAACCCCGATCGCCGGACGTACCCGCTCTCCTCGTACTCGTACGCGATTATTCCGACGTCCCCGACCGATACAAATATGACAACGGCGAAGCGCCAGACCCTCGCTGACTACCTCTTCTACTCTGTGTGTGGAGGGCAAGGCGAGATGGGGCATCTTGGCTACTCGCCTCTACCACTCAACCTAGTCAAGGCGAGCTTCGCGCAGATTTCGAAACTGCACGCGGCGGACCCCAAGGTCGACCTCTCCAATCAGGCGCCCGCGACGTGTGACAATCCGACCTTCGACCCGAAGAATCCATCGAAGAACAAGCTCGCAGAGATCGCTCCTCAGCCCCCGCTGTGCGACAAGCAAGGCCAAGGGCCATGCCTGGACGGGGGAGCGAAGCCGCGCGCAGTCGCCAATGGATCCCCATCGAACAACGGCTCTACCGGAACCGAGGCGGCAGCGCATGGCGGAACGACGGGAGGAGGTAGTGGCGCTTCGACGACCGTACACGCGGCTGCCGGGGGCGGCGGGTCATCCAATCAAGCGACCACTGGCACGGGGGTTGATACCGCAGTCGACCCGGAGACCGGGTTGACGACGAGTGGCGATGATCAGACCTCAGGCGATGTGACGGCGAACCCCACTACGTTGGCTGGCTACGAACGGGCAGGCAACGAGTTGCCGTACGCCGGTTTGGCTGTCGGGTTACTGCTGATCCTGCTGATCGCACCACCGCTGGTGGCTCGTCGAATTCAGGCCAACCGGAGAGGCAAATAG
- a CDS encoding phosphate ABC transporter ATP-binding protein, PhoT family — protein sequence MPANDVLGASPSETTDVLMQQALGQVPLSAPGAPMPGVSPRHRDAASLDARAVSAWFGSRKVLDRVSLHMPAKTVTALIGPSGCGKSTFLRILNRMHESVPSAKLAGEVLLNGDDIYDAGHRITETRKRIGMVFQKPNPFPAMSIADNVTAGLKLTGTRVSRSEKAELIERCLTRGGLWNEVKDRLNTPGAALSGGQQQRLCIARSLAVEPEILLMDEPCSALDPTSTHRIEQTIAELAPDVTIVIVTHNMQQAARVSQQCAFFLASQGTPGVIVESGDTSQIFGEPKDQRTFDYVNGRFG from the coding sequence ATGCCCGCGAACGACGTGCTGGGCGCATCGCCGTCTGAGACGACCGACGTGCTCATGCAGCAGGCGCTCGGACAGGTGCCATTGTCGGCTCCCGGTGCCCCGATGCCCGGTGTCTCGCCCCGGCATCGGGATGCGGCGAGCCTGGACGCCCGTGCGGTCTCCGCCTGGTTCGGATCGCGGAAGGTGCTCGACCGGGTCTCGCTGCACATGCCGGCCAAGACGGTCACGGCACTCATCGGGCCTTCCGGCTGCGGCAAGTCCACGTTTCTCAGGATCCTGAACCGGATGCACGAGTCGGTGCCCTCGGCCAAGCTCGCTGGTGAGGTGCTGCTCAACGGTGACGATATCTACGACGCCGGCCACCGCATCACCGAGACCCGCAAGCGCATCGGGATGGTCTTCCAGAAGCCGAACCCCTTTCCGGCCATGTCGATCGCCGACAACGTCACCGCCGGGCTGAAGCTCACCGGAACCCGCGTCTCCCGGTCGGAGAAGGCGGAGCTCATCGAGCGCTGCCTGACTCGCGGCGGCCTGTGGAATGAGGTGAAGGACCGGCTGAACACGCCCGGCGCCGCCCTCTCCGGTGGCCAGCAGCAGCGCCTCTGCATCGCCCGGTCACTGGCCGTGGAGCCGGAGATTCTCCTTATGGACGAACCCTGTTCAGCTCTTGACCCGACCTCCACCCACCGCATCGAGCAGACCATCGCCGAGCTGGCTCCGGATGTCACCATCGTGATCGTCACCCACAACATGCAGCAGGCGGCTCGGGTCTCGCAGCAGTGCGCCTTCTTCCTTGCGTCCCAGGGCACGCCCGGCGTGATCGTCGAATCCGGGGACACATCGCAGATCTTCGGTGAGCCGAAGGATCAGCGCACCTTCGATTACGTCAACGGACGGTTCGGCTAA